A stretch of the Mycobacterium shigaense genome encodes the following:
- a CDS encoding inositol monophosphatase family protein: MTQPDDRPAGLRSVAETLAAEAAEFVRRRRAEVFGISSVRAGGHQARDGDVVRSKSTPTDPVTVVDTETERLLRDRLAELRPGEPILGEEGGGPADPSATSADAVTWVLDPVDGTVNFVYGIPAYAVSIGAQRNGESVAGAVADVVGGRVYSAALGLGAHVTDAHGRHALRCSDVEDLSMALLGTGFGYSTGRRARQAELLARLLPAVRDVRRIGSAALDLCMVAAGRLDAYYEHGLQLWDRAAGGLIAAEAGARVVVPAPDESGSGRSAAGLVVAAAPGVADQLLAALAEFDGLDPILD; encoded by the coding sequence GTGACGCAACCCGACGACCGGCCGGCGGGGCTGCGCTCGGTGGCCGAGACGCTGGCCGCGGAGGCGGCCGAGTTCGTGCGGCGCCGCCGCGCCGAGGTGTTCGGCATCTCGAGCGTTCGAGCCGGCGGCCACCAGGCGCGAGACGGCGACGTGGTGCGGTCCAAGAGCACACCGACCGATCCGGTCACCGTCGTCGACACCGAGACCGAACGCTTGCTGCGTGACCGATTGGCCGAATTACGGCCTGGGGAACCGATTCTCGGGGAAGAGGGCGGCGGGCCGGCCGATCCGTCCGCCACGTCCGCCGACGCGGTCACCTGGGTGCTCGACCCTGTCGACGGCACCGTGAATTTCGTCTACGGCATCCCGGCCTACGCGGTATCGATTGGGGCGCAACGCAATGGCGAGTCGGTGGCCGGTGCCGTCGCCGACGTCGTCGGCGGCCGCGTGTATTCGGCCGCGCTCGGGCTCGGCGCCCACGTCACCGACGCCCACGGTCGTCACGCGCTGCGCTGCTCCGACGTTGAGGATTTGTCAATGGCATTGTTGGGCACCGGATTTGGATATTCGACCGGGCGCCGTGCCAGGCAGGCGGAGCTGCTGGCCCGGCTACTGCCGGCAGTGCGGGACGTGCGCCGCATCGGTTCGGCGGCGCTTGACCTGTGCATGGTCGCGGCCGGCCGGCTGGATGCCTACTACGAGCACGGGCTGCAGCTGTGGGATCGCGCGGCGGGCGGCCTGATCGCGGCCGAGGCCGGGGCTCGCGTCGTGGTGCCCGCCCCTGACGAATCGGGCTCGGGGAGATCAGCGGCCGGGTTGGTGGTGGCCGCCGCGCCGGGGGTCGCCGACCAATTGCTGGCAGCCCTGGCCGAATTCGACGGCCTGGACCCGATCCTGGACTGA
- a CDS encoding RNA polymerase sigma factor: MAATKTSPATDEPVKRTATKSPAKRPAAKAANGAAPAKRAAKAAPRAAEADGTERKTLAAAKSADAKAPTARGTKAAKGDPDAEPLDVDGAAEDLDGEPDLEVEPGEDLDIDAGLVLDDLEDEAEGEDADPESTDDDSDEAEAAPAAKVAKAPAEEDEEIAEPSEKDKASGDFVWDEDESEALRQARKDAELTASADSVRAYLKQIGKVALLNAEEEVELAKRIEAGLYATQLMTELVERGDKLPAAQRRDMMWICRDGDRAKNHLLEANLRLVVSLAKRYTGRGMAFLDLIQEGNLGLIRAVEKFDYTKGYKFSTYATWWIRQAITRAMADQARTIRIPVHMVEVINKLGRIQRELLQDLGREPTPEELAKEMDITPEKVLEIQQYAREPISLDQTIGDEGDSQLGDFIEDSEAVVAVDAVSFTLLQDQLQSVLETLSEREAGVVRLRFGLTDGQPRTLDEIGQVYGVTRERIRQIESKTMSKLRHPSRSQVLRDYLD, encoded by the coding sequence GTGGCAGCGACCAAGACCAGTCCGGCGACCGATGAGCCGGTGAAGCGCACCGCCACGAAGTCCCCCGCCAAGCGGCCGGCGGCAAAGGCCGCCAACGGCGCCGCCCCCGCGAAGCGTGCCGCCAAGGCCGCGCCGCGGGCCGCCGAAGCGGACGGCACCGAGAGGAAGACCCTGGCCGCGGCCAAGAGCGCCGACGCCAAAGCGCCCACCGCCCGGGGCACGAAAGCCGCCAAGGGCGATCCCGACGCCGAACCCCTCGACGTCGACGGCGCCGCCGAGGATCTCGACGGCGAACCCGATCTGGAAGTCGAGCCCGGCGAAGACCTGGACATCGATGCCGGCCTCGTCCTCGACGACCTCGAGGACGAGGCCGAGGGCGAGGACGCCGACCCCGAGAGCACCGACGACGACAGCGACGAGGCCGAAGCCGCCCCGGCCGCCAAGGTCGCCAAGGCACCCGCCGAGGAGGACGAGGAGATCGCCGAGCCGTCCGAAAAGGACAAGGCCTCCGGGGATTTCGTCTGGGACGAAGACGAATCCGAGGCGTTGCGGCAGGCCCGTAAGGACGCCGAGCTCACCGCGTCCGCGGACTCGGTGCGCGCGTACCTCAAGCAGATCGGCAAGGTGGCACTGCTCAACGCCGAGGAAGAGGTCGAGCTGGCCAAACGGATCGAGGCCGGCCTGTATGCAACCCAGCTGATGACCGAGCTGGTCGAGCGCGGCGACAAGCTGCCCGCCGCCCAGCGCCGCGACATGATGTGGATCTGCCGGGACGGCGACCGCGCGAAAAACCATCTGCTGGAAGCCAACCTGCGACTGGTGGTCTCGCTGGCCAAGCGCTACACCGGCCGCGGCATGGCCTTCCTGGACCTGATCCAGGAAGGCAACCTAGGCCTGATCCGCGCGGTCGAGAAGTTCGACTACACCAAGGGCTACAAGTTCTCCACCTACGCCACCTGGTGGATCCGCCAGGCGATCACCCGGGCCATGGCCGACCAGGCCCGCACCATCCGCATCCCCGTGCACATGGTCGAGGTGATCAACAAGCTGGGCCGCATTCAGCGCGAGCTGCTGCAGGATCTGGGCCGCGAGCCGACCCCCGAAGAGCTGGCCAAGGAAATGGACATCACCCCGGAGAAGGTGCTGGAGATCCAGCAGTACGCCCGCGAGCCCATCTCGCTGGACCAGACCATCGGCGACGAGGGCGACAGCCAGCTCGGCGACTTCATCGAGGACAGCGAAGCGGTGGTGGCCGTCGACGCGGTGTCCTTCACCCTGCTGCAGGATCAGCTGCAGTCGGTGCTCGAGACGCTCTCGGAGCGCGAAGCAGGCGTAGTACGGCTGCGCTTCGGCCTCACCGACGGCCAGCCGCGCACGCTGGACGAGATCGGTCAGGTGTACGGCGTGACTCGTGAGCGCATCCGCCAGATCGAATCCAAGACGATGTCAAAGCTGCGCCATCCCAGCCGTTCTCAAGTGTTGCGCGACTACCTGGACTAG
- a CDS encoding potassium channel family protein, with the protein MKVAVAGAGAVGRSVTRELVENGHDITLIERNPDHIDVDAIPAAHWRLGDACELSLLQSVHLEDFDVVVAATGDDKVNVVLSLLAKTEFAVPRVVARVNDPRNEWLFTDAWGVDVAVSTPRMLASLIEEAVAVGDLVRLMEFRRGQANLVEITLPDDTPWGGKPVRRLQLPRDAALVTILRGPRVIVPEGDEPLEGGDELLFVAITEVEEDLRKLLLPAVAPND; encoded by the coding sequence ATGAAGGTAGCTGTCGCCGGCGCCGGGGCGGTCGGCCGCTCGGTCACCCGCGAGCTCGTCGAGAACGGCCACGACATCACCCTGATCGAACGCAATCCCGACCACATCGACGTCGACGCCATTCCCGCCGCGCATTGGCGGCTGGGCGACGCCTGCGAGCTGAGCCTGCTGCAGTCGGTGCACCTGGAGGATTTCGACGTGGTCGTCGCAGCAACCGGCGACGACAAGGTCAACGTGGTGCTCAGCCTGCTGGCCAAGACGGAGTTCGCGGTGCCCCGCGTGGTGGCCCGCGTCAACGATCCCCGCAACGAATGGCTGTTCACCGACGCCTGGGGCGTGGACGTCGCTGTGTCCACCCCGCGCATGCTGGCCTCGCTGATCGAAGAAGCCGTCGCCGTCGGCGATCTGGTGCGGCTCATGGAGTTCCGCAGGGGCCAGGCCAACCTGGTCGAGATCACGCTGCCCGACGACACCCCGTGGGGCGGCAAGCCGGTGCGCCGGCTGCAGCTGCCCCGGGACGCCGCGCTGGTGACGATCCTGCGCGGGCCGCGGGTGATCGTGCCCGAGGGCGACGAGCCGCTGGAAGGCGGCGACGAGTTGCTATTCGTCGCGATCACCGAGGTCGAAGAGGACCTGCGCAAGCTGCTGCTGCCCGCGGTCGCACCGAACGACTAG
- a CDS encoding OB-fold nucleic acid binding domain-containing protein gives MGAQSYLRRLTRRLTEDPEQLDSQELSDEVASTGAQRVIDCERGQEVTMVGTLRSVECNGKSCAGGVRAELFDGSDTVTLVWLGQRRIPGIDSGRTLRVRGRMGKLENGTKAIYNPHYEIQR, from the coding sequence ATGGGGGCCCAGAGTTATCTGCGCAGGCTCACCCGTCGGTTAACCGAGGACCCGGAACAGCTCGACTCCCAAGAGTTGTCGGACGAGGTCGCCAGTACCGGCGCGCAGCGCGTCATCGATTGCGAGCGTGGCCAGGAGGTCACGATGGTGGGCACGCTGCGCAGCGTCGAATGTAACGGCAAGAGCTGCGCCGGCGGCGTCCGCGCCGAGCTGTTCGACGGCAGCGACACCGTCACGCTGGTGTGGTTGGGACAACGCCGCATCCCAGGCATCGATTCGGGTCGTACGTTGCGGGTGCGGGGCCGGATGGGCAAGCTGGAGAACGGCACCAAAGCCATCTACAACCCGCATTACGAAATTCAGCGTTGA
- a CDS encoding DUF4193 domain-containing protein, which yields MPTDYDAPRRTETDDVSEDSLEELKARRNEAASAVVDVDESETAENFELPGADLSGEELSVRVIPKQADEFTCSSCFLVQHRSRLASEKNGVMICTDCAA from the coding sequence ATGCCTACCGACTACGACGCCCCACGGCGCACCGAGACGGACGACGTCTCGGAAGACTCGCTGGAGGAGCTCAAAGCACGACGGAACGAAGCGGCGTCGGCCGTCGTCGACGTCGACGAATCCGAGACCGCGGAGAATTTTGAACTGCCTGGTGCTGACCTGTCCGGGGAGGAACTGTCGGTTCGCGTTATTCCGAAGCAGGCCGACGAGTTCACCTGCTCGAGCTGCTTTTTGGTGCAACACCGCAGCCGTCTCGCCAGCGAGAAGAACGGCGTGATGATCTGTACGGACTGCGCGGCGTAA
- a CDS encoding DUF3159 domain-containing protein: protein MPDNNENRVSPDRLLEQLGGVSGLIYSSLPVVVFVAVSGVRSLLPAVASALGVAALVLVWRLIRRGSTQPAFSGFFGVAVCALVAYVVGESKGYFLLGIWMSLMWAVVFAASILIRRPVVGYVWSWAGGRDRGWRGVPRAVYAFDIATACWTLVFGARFVVQRLLYDADQTGWLGVARIAMGWPLTALAALVTYAAIKAAQRALADADDALGDAGATLDADTARD from the coding sequence CTGCCCGACAACAACGAAAATCGCGTCAGCCCCGACCGCTTGCTGGAACAGCTGGGCGGAGTCAGTGGCCTGATCTATTCGTCGCTGCCGGTCGTCGTGTTCGTGGCGGTGTCCGGTGTCCGGAGCCTGCTGCCCGCGGTCGCGTCCGCTCTCGGCGTCGCCGCCCTGGTCTTGGTGTGGCGACTGATCCGGCGGGGATCCACGCAGCCGGCGTTCTCCGGGTTCTTCGGTGTCGCCGTCTGCGCGCTGGTCGCCTACGTGGTCGGGGAATCCAAGGGCTACTTCCTGCTCGGCATCTGGATGTCGCTGATGTGGGCGGTGGTCTTCGCGGCGTCGATCCTGATCCGGCGGCCCGTGGTGGGCTACGTGTGGAGCTGGGCTGGCGGCCGCGACCGGGGCTGGCGCGGCGTGCCCCGGGCGGTCTACGCGTTCGACATCGCCACGGCGTGCTGGACGCTGGTTTTCGGCGCGCGGTTCGTGGTGCAACGGCTTCTGTACGACGCCGACCAGACGGGGTGGCTGGGCGTGGCTCGGATCGCGATGGGCTGGCCGCTGACCGCGCTGGCGGCCCTGGTGACCTACGCGGCGATCAAGGCCGCGCAGCGCGCCCTGGCCGACGCCGACGACGCCCTCGGCGATGCCGGGGCCACACTCGACGCGGACACCGCCCGCGACTAG
- a CDS encoding potassium channel family protein, whose translation MRVVVMGCGRVGSSLADGLSRLGHDVAVIDRDSTAFNRLSPEFAGDRVLGQGFDRDVLLKAGIEEADAFAAVSSGDNSNIISARLARETFGVGRVVARIYDAKRAEVYERLGIPTIATVPWTTDRLLGVLTRESETAKWRDPTGTVAVAELDLHEGWVGRRATDLEQATGARVAFLIRFGTGILPEPKTVIQAGDQVYIAAISGRAAEAVAIAAQPPSEDLDAGAGH comes from the coding sequence GTGCGGGTGGTGGTGATGGGCTGCGGCCGCGTCGGCTCTTCGCTGGCCGACGGCCTGTCCCGATTAGGGCACGACGTCGCGGTGATCGACCGCGACAGCACGGCCTTCAATCGCCTGAGCCCCGAGTTCGCGGGCGACCGGGTGCTGGGACAGGGCTTCGACCGAGATGTACTGCTGAAGGCCGGTATCGAGGAGGCCGACGCGTTTGCGGCGGTGTCCTCCGGGGACAACTCCAACATCATTTCCGCCCGGTTGGCCCGCGAGACATTCGGCGTCGGCCGCGTCGTCGCCCGCATCTACGACGCCAAGCGCGCCGAGGTCTACGAGCGGCTCGGCATCCCGACGATCGCCACCGTGCCCTGGACCACCGATCGGCTGCTGGGCGTTCTGACGCGCGAGAGCGAAACCGCCAAATGGCGCGACCCCACCGGCACCGTCGCCGTCGCCGAGCTCGACCTGCACGAGGGCTGGGTGGGGCGTCGCGCCACCGACCTGGAGCAAGCCACCGGCGCTCGGGTGGCGTTTTTGATCCGGTTCGGCACCGGCATATTGCCCGAACCAAAGACCGTCATACAGGCTGGAGATCAGGTGTACATCGCCGCAATATCGGGCCGCGCCGCCGAGGCGGTCGCCATCGCCGCGCAGCCACCCAGCGAGGACCTCGATGCGGGAGCGGGTCATTGA
- the dut gene encoding dUTP diphosphatase yields MASELKVVRLDPGLPLPSRAHDGDAGVDLYSAEDVRLDPGQRALVRTGVAVAIPYGMVGLVHPRSGLASRVGLSIVNSPGTIDAGYRGEIKVALINLDPAEPIQLHRGDRIAQLLVQRVELVELVEVSSFDETGLAKTSRGEGGHGSSGGHASL; encoded by the coding sequence CTGGCCAGTGAACTCAAAGTTGTCCGCCTCGATCCCGGACTGCCCCTGCCCAGCCGCGCTCATGACGGTGACGCCGGAGTGGACCTGTACAGCGCCGAAGACGTCCGGCTGGACCCGGGCCAGCGGGCCCTGGTGCGCACCGGTGTCGCTGTCGCCATCCCGTACGGGATGGTCGGATTGGTGCACCCCCGTTCGGGATTGGCGTCGCGCGTCGGACTTTCGATCGTCAATAGCCCGGGCACAATCGATGCGGGCTACCGCGGCGAGATCAAGGTGGCCCTGATCAACCTCGATCCCGCTGAGCCGATTCAGCTGCATCGCGGTGACCGCATCGCCCAGCTGCTGGTGCAGCGGGTCGAGTTGGTCGAGTTGGTCGAGGTCTCGTCGTTCGACGAGACCGGGCTGGCCAAGACGTCCCGTGGTGAAGGCGGCCACGGTTCCTCCGGCGGGCATGCGAGTTTGTGA
- a CDS encoding DUF3710 domain-containing protein yields the protein MAAIGKRSGNNDDTQEPVEAADPVDEEFDEELEGPFDIEDFDDPAVAELARLDLGSVLIPMPEVGQLQVELTETGVPSAVWVVTPNGRFTIAAYAAPKTGGLWREVAAELAESLRNDSAQVSIKDGPWGREVVGTASGVVRFIGVDGYRWMIRCVINGPQETMEALEAEARTALTDTVVRRGDTPLPVRTPLPVQLPEPMAEQLRAAAAAQQAQEPGQAEPPPAEPAARRSADGSAMQQLRTTTGG from the coding sequence ATGGCTGCTATCGGTAAGCGTTCAGGCAACAACGACGACACGCAAGAACCGGTCGAGGCGGCCGACCCGGTCGACGAGGAATTCGACGAGGAACTCGAGGGGCCGTTCGACATCGAGGATTTCGACGATCCCGCGGTCGCGGAGCTGGCCCGGCTCGACCTGGGCTCGGTGCTCATCCCCATGCCGGAGGTGGGTCAGCTGCAGGTCGAGCTGACCGAGACCGGCGTGCCCAGCGCGGTGTGGGTCGTCACCCCCAACGGCCGTTTCACGATCGCCGCCTACGCCGCGCCCAAGACCGGCGGCCTGTGGCGGGAGGTGGCGGCCGAGCTGGCCGAGTCGCTGCGCAACGACTCGGCGCAAGTCAGCATCAAGGACGGCCCGTGGGGTCGCGAGGTGGTCGGCACCGCGTCGGGCGTGGTCCGCTTCATCGGGGTCGACGGCTACCGCTGGATGATCCGCTGCGTCATCAACGGTCCGCAGGAGACGATGGAGGCGCTGGAGGCCGAAGCGCGAACGGCGTTGACCGACACCGTGGTTCGCCGGGGTGACACGCCGCTGCCGGTGCGCACGCCGTTGCCGGTGCAGCTGCCTGAGCCGATGGCCGAGCAGTTGCGGGCGGCCGCTGCGGCCCAACAGGCCCAGGAGCCGGGACAGGCCGAACCGCCGCCCGCCGAGCCGGCCGCCCGACGCAGCGCCGACGGTTCGGCCATGCAGCAGCTGCGCACCACAACCGGCGGCTGA
- the ppgK gene encoding polyphosphate--glucose phosphotransferase — MTSTDSSTDTPGLDNASGAGQRRGFGIDVGGSGIKGGIVDLDTGALIGDRYKLLTPQPATPPAVAKTIAAVVNEFGWTGPLGVTYPGVVTHGIVQTAANVDKAWIGTNARDIIAAELDGQPVTVLNDADAAGLAEERYGAGKGNSGLVVLLTFGTGIGSAVIHNGKLIPNTEFGHLEVGGKEAEKRAASSVKDKKKWSFERWAKEVTRVLVAIENALWPDLFIAGGGISRKADQWVPLLKNRTPVVAADLLNTAGIVGAAMASTTDVTH; from the coding sequence ATGACCAGCACCGACTCGAGCACGGATACACCCGGCCTGGACAACGCCTCTGGCGCGGGACAACGTCGCGGCTTCGGCATCGATGTCGGCGGCAGCGGAATCAAGGGCGGCATTGTCGACTTGGACACCGGGGCGCTGATCGGGGATCGCTACAAGCTGCTGACCCCGCAGCCCGCCACCCCGCCGGCCGTGGCCAAGACCATCGCGGCGGTCGTCAACGAATTCGGCTGGACCGGTCCGCTCGGCGTCACCTACCCCGGCGTAGTCACCCACGGCATCGTCCAGACGGCGGCCAACGTGGACAAGGCGTGGATCGGGACCAACGCGCGCGACATCATCGCCGCCGAACTCGACGGCCAGCCGGTGACGGTCCTCAACGATGCCGACGCGGCCGGTCTCGCCGAAGAGCGCTACGGCGCGGGCAAAGGCAACTCGGGGCTGGTCGTGCTGCTGACCTTCGGAACCGGAATCGGGTCGGCGGTGATCCACAACGGCAAACTGATACCCAACACGGAGTTCGGACATCTCGAGGTGGGCGGCAAGGAGGCCGAGAAACGCGCGGCCTCGTCGGTCAAGGACAAGAAGAAGTGGAGCTTCGAGCGGTGGGCAAAGGAGGTGACCAGGGTGCTGGTCGCCATCGAGAACGCGCTGTGGCCCGACCTGTTCATCGCCGGCGGCGGCATCAGCCGCAAGGCCGACCAATGGGTGCCGCTGCTGAAAAACCGCACCCCGGTGGTCGCCGCGGACCTGCTCAACACCGCCGGAATCGTCGGCGCGGCGATGGCGTCCACCACCGACGTGACGCACTGA
- a CDS encoding APC family permease, translating to MSKLSTAARRLLIGRPFRSDRLSHTLLPKRIALPVFASDALSSVAYAPEEVFLMLSVAGAAAYALTPWIGLAVAAVMLVVVASYRQNVHAYPSGGGDYEVVTTNLGETAGLVVASALMVDYVLTVAVSTSSAMANIGSALPLVAENKVWFCVAAILLVMALNLRGIRESGVAFAVPTYAFIVGIVVMIGWGLIRIFVLGNPLRAESAAFTMHAEHGQIVGFAFAFLLARSFSSGCAALTGVEAISNGVPAFQKPKSRNAATTLLMLGVIAVTLLMGIIVLAQQIHVQLVDDPATQLSGAPAGYLQKTLVTQLAETVFGSFHIGFLLIATVTALILVLAANTAFNGFPVLGSVLAQHSYLPRQLHTRGDRLAFSNGILFLSAAALAFVIAFRGEVTALIQLYIVGVFISFTLSQIGMVRHWTRLLRSESDPKARRQMKRSRVINTVGLLSTGAVLLVVLVTKFFAGAWIAIVAMGGLFIVMKLIRKHYTTVNHELEEQAAAQHDVVLPSRNHALVLVSKLHLPTLRALAYARATRPDALEALTVSVDDAETRALVHAWEQSNVSVPLKVIASPYREITRPILDYVKRVSKDSPRTVVTVFIPEYVVGHWWEQLLHNQSALRLKGRLLFMPNVMVTSVPWQLSSSERLQKLQPHAAPGDARRGIFD from the coding sequence GTGTCCAAACTTTCAACCGCAGCGCGCAGGTTGCTCATCGGGCGGCCCTTTCGCAGCGACCGGCTGAGTCACACCCTGCTACCCAAGCGCATCGCCTTGCCGGTGTTTGCCTCCGATGCGTTGTCGTCGGTGGCGTATGCGCCCGAGGAAGTCTTTCTCATGCTGTCGGTGGCCGGGGCGGCCGCCTACGCGCTGACGCCGTGGATCGGGCTCGCGGTGGCCGCGGTCATGTTGGTGGTGGTGGCCAGCTACCGGCAGAACGTGCACGCCTATCCGTCCGGCGGTGGCGACTACGAGGTGGTGACCACCAACCTCGGCGAGACCGCCGGGTTGGTCGTGGCGAGTGCCCTGATGGTGGATTACGTTCTCACCGTTGCGGTTTCAACGTCGTCGGCGATGGCCAACATCGGCTCCGCGCTCCCGCTCGTGGCGGAGAACAAGGTGTGGTTCTGCGTGGCCGCCATCCTGCTTGTGATGGCGTTGAACCTGCGCGGGATCCGCGAGTCCGGGGTGGCCTTCGCCGTTCCGACATATGCGTTCATCGTCGGCATCGTCGTGATGATCGGATGGGGCCTGATTCGAATTTTCGTGCTGGGCAACCCGTTGCGGGCCGAATCCGCCGCCTTCACGATGCATGCCGAGCACGGCCAGATCGTCGGCTTCGCGTTCGCGTTCCTGCTGGCCCGCTCGTTCTCGTCGGGCTGCGCCGCGCTGACCGGGGTCGAGGCGATCAGCAACGGGGTGCCCGCATTTCAGAAGCCCAAGTCGCGCAACGCCGCAACGACTCTGTTGATGCTCGGCGTCATCGCGGTGACGCTGTTGATGGGCATCATCGTGCTGGCCCAGCAGATCCATGTGCAGCTGGTCGACGATCCCGCCACGCAGCTCAGTGGCGCGCCAGCCGGTTACCTGCAGAAGACGCTCGTCACCCAGCTGGCGGAGACGGTGTTCGGCAGCTTCCACATCGGCTTCCTGCTGATCGCCACTGTGACCGCGCTGATCCTGGTGCTGGCCGCCAACACCGCGTTCAATGGGTTCCCGGTGCTCGGATCGGTTCTGGCGCAACACAGTTACCTGCCGCGCCAGCTGCACACCCGCGGCGACCGCCTGGCGTTCTCCAACGGGATCCTCTTTCTGTCGGCGGCGGCGCTGGCGTTCGTCATCGCGTTCCGTGGCGAGGTGACGGCGCTGATCCAGCTCTACATCGTCGGGGTGTTCATTTCGTTCACCTTGAGCCAAATCGGCATGGTGCGGCACTGGACCCGGCTGCTGCGCAGCGAGTCCGATCCGAAGGCGCGGCGGCAGATGAAGCGCTCGCGCGTCATCAACACGGTGGGTCTGCTGTCCACCGGTGCGGTCTTACTGGTGGTGCTGGTCACCAAATTCTTTGCCGGGGCCTGGATCGCCATTGTGGCGATGGGCGGGCTGTTCATCGTCATGAAGCTGATTCGCAAGCACTACACCACCGTCAACCACGAATTGGAGGAGCAGGCCGCCGCCCAGCACGACGTCGTGCTGCCCAGCCGCAACCACGCGCTGGTGCTGGTGTCGAAGCTGCACCTGCCGACGCTGCGCGCGCTGGCTTACGCGCGCGCCACCCGCCCCGATGCGCTCGAAGCGCTGACCGTCAGCGTGGACGACGCGGAAACCCGCGCGCTGGTGCACGCCTGGGAGCAGAGCAACGTCAGCGTGCCGCTGAAGGTCATCGCGTCGCCCTATCGTGAAATCACCCGTCCGATACTGGATTACGTGAAGCGGGTGAGCAAGGATTCGCCGCGCACGGTGGTCACGGTGTTCATCCCCGAGTACGTCGTCGGCCACTGGTGGGAGCAGCTGCTACACAACCAAAGCGCGCTGCGGCTCAAGGGCCGGCTGTTGTTCATGCCCAACGTGATGGTGACGTCGGTTCCGTGGCAGTTGAGTTCGTCGGAGCGACTGCAGAAGCTGCAACCGCATGCGGCGCCCGGCGACGCCCGCCGCGGAATCTTCGATTGA
- a CDS encoding DUF3093 domain-containing protein: protein MSDTRVAPHSVRYRERLWVPWWWWPPAFALAVLVSFEVNLGVKTLPEWVPYATLCVVAAGALLWLGRVEIRVTAGEGGVELWAGAAHLPVTAIARSAEIARSAKSAALGRQLDPAAFVLHRAWVGPMILVVLDDPDDPTPYWLVSCRHPERVLSALRS, encoded by the coding sequence GTGTCAGATACGCGCGTCGCGCCGCACAGCGTGCGATACCGCGAGCGGCTCTGGGTGCCCTGGTGGTGGTGGCCGCCGGCCTTCGCGCTGGCGGTGCTGGTCTCTTTCGAGGTCAACCTGGGTGTCAAGACGCTGCCCGAGTGGGTGCCGTATGCGACGTTGTGCGTCGTGGCGGCCGGGGCGCTGTTGTGGCTCGGCCGCGTGGAGATCCGGGTGACGGCTGGCGAGGGCGGCGTCGAGTTGTGGGCCGGGGCCGCGCACCTGCCGGTCACCGCGATCGCCCGGTCCGCCGAAATCGCGCGTTCGGCGAAGTCGGCGGCATTGGGCCGGCAACTCGACCCGGCGGCCTTTGTGCTGCATCGCGCGTGGGTCGGACCGATGATCCTCGTGGTCCTCGACGACCCCGACGACCCGACCCCGTACTGGCTGGTGAGTTGCCGCCACCCCGAACGGGTGCTGTCGGCATTGCGCAGCTGA
- the cei gene encoding envelope integrity protein Cei gives MVAQITEGTAFDKHGRPFRRRNPRPAIFVLVFLVVVTGVIWIVALTRPAKIHEVEACNPPPQQAGSASPAQLGEQVSRSAMADVSPAKLADTKVRVLNASGRGGQAGDVAGALKDLGFAQPTATNDPVYAGTRLTCQGQIRFGTAGQATAAAVWLVAPCTELFNDNRADDSVDLALGTEFTSLAHSDDVDAVLATLKPGATEPSDTALLQKIHSSSC, from the coding sequence GTGGTCGCGCAAATCACCGAGGGTACCGCCTTCGACAAGCACGGTCGCCCGTTCCGGCGACGCAACCCCCGGCCCGCCATCTTCGTGCTGGTCTTCCTGGTGGTGGTGACGGGCGTGATCTGGATCGTCGCACTGACGCGGCCGGCGAAGATCCACGAAGTCGAGGCGTGCAATCCGCCACCGCAGCAGGCGGGTTCGGCGTCGCCGGCCCAGCTCGGCGAGCAGGTGTCGCGCTCGGCGATGGCCGACGTCTCGCCGGCCAAACTCGCCGACACGAAGGTGCGCGTCCTCAACGCCAGCGGCCGGGGCGGGCAAGCCGGCGACGTGGCCGGAGCGCTGAAGGATCTGGGCTTTGCCCAACCCACGGCGACCAACGACCCCGTCTACGCCGGCACCCGGCTGACCTGCCAGGGCCAGATCCGCTTCGGAACGGCCGGGCAGGCCACCGCGGCCGCCGTGTGGCTGGTGGCGCCGTGCACCGAGCTGTTCAACGACAACCGCGCCGACGACTCCGTCGACCTCGCGCTGGGCACGGAATTCACGTCGCTGGCTCACAGCGACGACGTCGACGCCGTGCTCGCCACGTTGAAGCCGGGCGCCACCGAACCGTCAGATACCGCGCTGCTGCAAAAGATTCACTCCAGCAGCTGCTGA